Part of the Girardinichthys multiradiatus isolate DD_20200921_A chromosome 14, DD_fGirMul_XY1, whole genome shotgun sequence genome is shown below.
tttttatttgtttgttttgtttttgcagttagAACAAAGCAACTGTCGGGTTGTGGTTTACCTCCTTTGTTCCAGGCACCGAGGGGCGTTCCCTCTGACATTCCCAGTAGAGTGTCGGCAACCTTCAGGACGATTCCATCCACAAAATCCCGCGGTAGAGCTGCGCAGTTGCGAACCGCTTCGACACCGCTTCTGGGCCGGAAACCACCTTCCCATGTGGTCCCTGAGGTCCCCTCACAGTCGGTGCTCCCATGGCAAGAATCCCTGTTTTTACCGACCCCTGAACTTTGGACTGCTGCTCCTGCGGAGGTCTGGCGGCTCCGGATGTAACAAGTTCTTCTTTGCTCGAACTCGGCCTCGTCGGACTGCTTGTAGCTTCTCGACGTTCCCACCAGACACACCTGCAGGAAAGAAGTTGAATGTCAACACTCCTTATGGGTGCAGACGAATATAGAAACTCATAAGgaataattaaacaaatgttttaaatagtgTCAAAACAACTTTTGCAAATTATTAATggggaaaaacacacaaaaaaagccAAGCACTAATGCTTAAAgttcataaaacagatatatgtTATTACTGTGAACATTCATAGGGAATCTAAACCCTCTAATTTAAAGTTCAGGCTTTTCATCTTCGTTTTGGATCAAGCTTTTAGGCCCGGTACAGGTTCTGGCTTCCGATGGACCTGCCGTGAAGCACTCGAGTGTTTCTGCTCTCTTCTCTCCTGCTGTTCAAGCATTTGTATGTCATTACTGCATGTAATAAATTTGCCTTTCTCACTCCTGCCCTCCCAACCGGTCCAGTCATGCAGCTCAATTGGTTTTGTTGGCTTTCTCTCCATGGCAACTACAAGGTtgaattttctgtgttttttttttttttttccattatacaaataaaactgagttAGATACAAGCATCTGAAGCCGTTTTAAATCCACACCTTCTGTACTGTGATCATGTTCAAAAATGTGCCATATTATTCCTGGCGAATGtcgtttttcttgttttacaagCAAAGCTTTAAcatgtctgtgtttattttcaatgAAAGCAGTCCTTGATTAGTAGTAATGCTCAACAGCTAAAATTGGCTTCTGAATATCCTGAAGTTGGTATGAGGCCATTTTACTGCATTTGTGGGATCCGGACTAACTTAGATCACCTCTTTTTGTAACTCTTAGACTTGCCAAATACAGATCACAGTTTCCTAGAGTAAATCCACAATCTTTAAATCACAATATGTGAACTTCAGGTATTTgttcataaaaataatttcGTTTTTAGGGGTTTACTTGGCATCTAGGACCCAGTTTAAGGACCAAAGTGCCAGTTCAACCTGAATTTGAAGTTGTCTGTAGAGCAAACGGGTAAAATGTCCTTTTAATAATATCTGAATGATTGTGCATTCAGGCATTACTTCGTAAAAACCATTtatgaataaattaataaaataaaggtttaattttgGCATATCAAAATTATGAAACCAGTCCCAGGAATCCTGAAAATGTATAGCCCTGTGCAAAAGTTTGAAGTCCTTcttcatttctttatattttgccaGTAAGAAGCCAAAGTTTCTACTGAATTGGTTTAGATCAGTAGTTTCTGCattctttctgaaggtctttcaaaGTATTTCTCATAACTTTGGCTGCTTTACTTATGTGAAATATTTGGGCTTAGTCTATCACAAATGCACAGGTTCTGTCCATTTCTTTAACTTATTTTCTACTAAATTCCAAAGAAAAGTTCAACaggcataaaaaaaaacaaggtgatTCCGCAGGAGACATTAGTAGCAAACCTGACCTACTGAAGGACGATGCATCTGTCGGGTGTTTGCTGGATATTTTTGCTCTTTTCTTAAACACGTTATTTTCACATACTGATTAGCTGCTGGATACAGTTTTTTTAGGCCTGCATCGTCTTTTGTACCCTACCTGGTCAGCTTCcctagtcacctgaaatggttttcacttcacaggtgtgccctgtcaggtttaataagtgggatttcaagccttataaatggggttgggaccatcagttgtgttgtgcaggaggtggataaaGTACACAATTGATAGTCCTATTGTAtatactgttagaatttgtattatggcaagaaaatagcagctaagtaaagaaaaacgagtggccatcattactttaagaaatgaaggttggtcagtccgaacaattgggaaaactttgaaagtgtcccccagtgcagtcgcaaaaaccatcaagcgctacaaagaaactggctcacatgaggaccgccccaggaaaggaagaccaagagtcacatctgctgcggacgataagttcatccgagtcaccagcctcagaaatcgcaggttaacagcagctcagattacagaacaggtcaatgccacacagagttctagcagcagacacatctctagaacaactgttaagaggagactgtgtgaatcaggccttcatggtaaaatagctgctaggaaaccactgctgaggacaggcaacaagcagaagagacttgtttgggctaaagaacacaaggaatggacattagaccagtggaaatctgtgctttggtctgatgagtccaagtttgagatctttggttccaaccaccgtgtctttgtgcggcgcagaagaggtgaacggatggactctacatgcctggttcccaccgtgaagcatggaggaggaggtgtgatggtgtgggggtgctttgctgatgacactgttggggatttattcaaaattgaaggcatactgaaccagcatggctaccacagcatcttgcagcggcatgctattccatccagtttgcgtttagttggaccatcatttatttttcaacaggacaatgaccccaaacacacctccaggctgtgtaagggctatttgaccaagaaggagagtgatggggtgctgcaccagatgacctggcctccacagtcaccggacctgaacccagtcgagatggtttggggtgagctggaccgcagagtgaaggaaaAAGGGTCAACAAGTACTAAGCATCTCTgcgaactccttcaagactgttggaaaaccatttcaggtgactacctcttgaagctcgtcaacagaataccaagagtgtgcggagcagtaatcaaagcaaaaggtggttactttgaagaacctagaatataagacatattttcagtattATCAGTTCAAACTTTTtttgtgtccaaacctttggtctgtactgtacattgaATATTTTCCTCAATACTCTCTTTCTTTTGCATCGTCACAATGTTCCCACCACTAACCCCGAGTTATGGCATAtaagaaatatttatatatgcCAGATATATTAAAGGAACGCAGACTTTTAATGCATGAAATATTACAGCCAATCAAAAACTGCATCCAAGGAGCCCCTTGCATTTCCATCATTGCAGACTCAGATACAAGCATCACAATGTCGATTAGATAGATTGTGCAGCTTCATGAATGATAATCTTTGGAGATCTATTTTCCCTTTGCTCCTAAGTGTGCAGATGTGGCAATGTTTAGATGAGTAGCAACTTTCTTGCAGCCATTCCCCTGACTCCCGACATGCTCGCTTGTGTTTCCCCATTTTCAGGAGCGGGTAAGAGAGACGGGAATCTGTTGCATGTCTTATTTATAAACTAGAAAATGCTGTGAACATCAGGTTTGCAAGCTGCTCACCACCCATATCACAAGCGTTACAGCCTTGCTGATGTTTGCATAACTACATTCCTCAACTCGAAGGCCTTTTATCTAATCTTTGTACACCTACACGTTTGGTGGAGGGTATTCTCAGGCAGTCTTCTTCTGTGTCAAAGCCACAGACTAGGCCAACTTCTGCGATGAAGTCGATGTACTCTTTATACTGAGACTTCTTACACTGGCGCCTCTGGTACTTGCCGTAGAAGTCAAAGAAACAGCACGGGAGGACAAAGAAACGGCAGGAGTAGGACGACCTGCAGTTGGAGAGAGAAAAACACTAAGTTTCCTGAGCAATGGGAAGTTCTCATCTTGTTCAGGTGGTAAAAAAGAAAGCAGTTACAATAAAAGTGATGTTATAGTAAGAGATGTCTCAGACTGAGGCTCAACAGAGCCATCAGGTGGTCGCTTCAGCACAGACATTCATAACAACACCCTCACACATCACCGTCTGTCCATAATGTTATTCCAAAAAGAAGAGATCAGCTGGCAGTTCTGAGTGTGATTGTGTTTGCTGATGACTCGCCTGGCCGCTATAACGGGGATCCACGGCGTGAGCTCGTCCGAGTGGTTCCCAATCAGCCAGTCCGTACCCGGGAATAAGAAGCTCTCGCTGGGAGTAATTGCCTTTTCCTAAAATAGAAAAACCAGTGGGGAAGTTGCAAATTGGTATGATTAAATTCAGAATAACTCAGTGGAAACTATCcaaaaagaaactttttttttgaacCCACTTAATTAACCGTGTCTTTTCATGTGGATTCTGCTCATTTTCTCACAGATATTCTGGACAAAATCCAGGCTAATTCCCACCAACATTTCTATGAGCACACTGCCTAatcaatgaacaaaaacatgcgCAGTAAGTGGGTGGGAGAGTGATTTTGTGCGGCTGGTCTCCATGAAAACGGTTTCATGTTTATATGAATGTGAAATCAGCAACACGACAGATTCAGAAAACAGTATTGTCTTTTGAGTTGCTTCGAGAAAATCTGTGCtgtgatttgttttataataaacAACTGGCAGCTTTTATATCATTGATAGCTTATCTATGGATTAATCTTTCTCATTTTTCCAAGTTTCTGAAGACTTGTTTATACAGTGATTGTGACTTTTTACTGGGctacggatggacggatggatggatgacacaAACTGAAGAATTTGACCACAATGACATGAACCCTGCTTTCCTATAGCTCATCTTCCTCACCTCCAGCACAGTCTGAGGCCCGTACATGTCCCAGATCCTCCTCCTGCGGACGTCGATGCCCTTCCCTGGGTGCTGCAACGGGAGGCGTCAGAATGGTCAGTATATAACCACAGTCACACTCTCACTTTTGCGTGCGTTTATTCATTACAGCCGTCCTTGTCTGTAGCATCAGACTGGAGAAGATTTATTATATTCAGAGTCATGAGGCCCCTGACCTGGGATCAGATAAGCCCCATATCATTGGTTAGTCCGACAGGAGGCTGGGTTAGATCAAAGAGCCCGTGTTTGTAAAGAAGACATTTACTATGAAGAAAGCTCTGTTTTATTATGGGCccaattttctatttttgtctcaatCTTCTGATCTGTCAGAGtcactgattttaaaaaaaaaaaaaagcacctcCCAACTTACCCCTTCATTGGTCAATATGTGAACCAGGAGGCCGTTTCCACAGCCGAGGTCCACAAAGGACTGTGGGGCACTGAGACTTTCCACTGTTCTTTCCTCAGCCCACAGCACCTGCAGCCACATTTAGATGGGGTCAATATCAGCGTGACGCCTGCTGGCAGCCTTTCAATTCAGTCTACCATGATGTAAAAAACCGATTCGCTGGATCCACTCATTCACCGATTGCCCCAGCGTTGGATCCAATATGTGCACAGGGTTGTGTACAAGAACACAGCTCTGCATGTAAGATCTACCTTCTTTAACTCAACTCTAATCAGATAATAAATCATCCATGTTTAACAAACAACACTTTAGTCTTAAACCAGCAATAAAGAAACCCACCAGGAGATAAGTAGCAATAGCAACATCCTCAAACACAAACTTCTCAGGATCTGTAACCTCAGGCCAGACCTAAAAAATCCCAAAAGGAAGGAGAAAGAACATGAGAACCCTCAGTGGATGAGAAGAACAGACAGCACTAAGAACCCCGGCCTCTCTCCACCTTGACCATGCTCTTGTACTTCTCCTTCAGCTGCTGGTACATGAGGCTGTACTTCTCTACCGGCAGCAGAGACAGCGTGCTCTTGAACTCGCTGCTCTTGGACTCTGCAGCCCAGCGCACCAGTTTGGGCAGCAGATCT
Proteins encoded:
- the trmt44 gene encoding probable tRNA (uracil-O(2)-)-methyltransferase, coding for MNKNTTELPLKEHGCKRLPEGFWSAVEVWVKKPHVVNKRLCGATETESRDVDIEDLRILLDKNDEESLQDVFLLLCSGVSPSNTHQKDKPWSSTVRTFIPKVNCYGAKQQKEVVLKDSDRQHVTFLPFEEDAAAGRVSLKKCNIYQIRLCSPGSERWALELHVLTSDGWFSDGVAYPKLPWLSSDLLPKLVRWAAESKSSEFKSTLSLLPVEKYSLMYQQLKEKYKSMVKVWPEVTDPEKFVFEDVAIATYLLVLWAEERTVESLSAPQSFVDLGCGNGLLVHILTNEGHPGKGIDVRRRRIWDMYGPQTVLEEKAITPSESFLFPGTDWLIGNHSDELTPWIPVIAARSSYSCRFFVLPCCFFDFYGKYQRRQCKKSQYKEYIDFIAEVGLVCGFDTEEDCLRIPSTKRVCLVGTSRSYKQSDEAEFEQRRTCYIRSRQTSAGAAVQSSGVGKNRDSCHGSTDCEGTSGTTWEGGFRPRSGVEAVRNCAALPRDFVDGIVLKVADTLLGMSEGTPLGAWNKGGSLSVREVAALLQQETLQLLKKECGGLQTLLKNNHQVFKVEGGTVYIRDWRDRTESRRRPAVPGALKTRLCWFHAHHPQGCPLQEQNCCFAHGADDLRPSTRPLKKLKNF